The Aphelocoma coerulescens isolate FSJ_1873_10779 unplaced genomic scaffold, UR_Acoe_1.0 HiC_scaffold_151, whole genome shotgun sequence genomic interval GCTTGCTGGGGCAGCGGTGCAGgccttgcctcctgccagctgccgggggccctctccttcctgctgccacgtccctgtggctcctgccccCCACTGGCTGCCTCCATGCTGGCCCTACTGAACCCCTTCTGTGTGTCCTCTTGCAGACCATGGCTTTGTTGTCATTGCTCTTCGTGCTCGtgcaaagcctgatccagtacccccagccagctggggatgggctggatgagGCCACGCACCGGCGAATGCAGGAGCGTGAGGAGCTGCTTGACCGCGAGATGgctcggctgctgcaggagctggagcaagggcccccggagcagcaggacgagggctggggagccctgctctttggtgccctgcagcagtggccattctgggctcttgctggactcctgctcctcttgggcCTGTGGTTTAGCTGCAGGAGGAGTCCTGAAGCCAGCGAAACcaacagcagcggcaaggaccagagctcctgcaagatcttgggagaggagaaggaaaaagaaaaggaagaagacagtTTGGATTCCAAGGGAGATGGAGAAACCATAGATGTGACTGTGGAGGCAGATGACAGCGGCAGTGGAAATGAAGAAGGcagtcctgtggctgcaaaTGAAGGAGACGATGATGATGCCAATGAACGAGATGAAGATGTGAAGTTGAAGAAAGACAGTGATGTTAAAAGTGACGATGGCCATGATGCAAAGAAAGATGAAGGCTGGAGTGATGGGAATATGCCAGGAGACAATACTGCCgaaggaaatgaagaagaacCTGGCAATGTTACTGGAGGTGTGGAAGACCTAGATGAagtaaatgaaggagaaaacaaggatgtgAAGGTGGAGCCAGACAAGGATGCTGGAAAGGAAGACggagatggaaatgaagaaaaaaccaatGATGCGTATATGAAGGCAGGCAACAGTGATGATGTAAATAAAGGAGTATACGAGGtagatggaaaggaagaaaaagcagatgtgaAGGTGCAGGGAAGCAGTGATGCCAGTGAACAACAAAGCAGTGATTGGATTGGGCAGGAAGACAACAGTGATGGTGGGAAGGCAATAGACCACAGTGGGTTTGctgcaactgaagaaaaaaccacTCACCTTGGAAATGAAGAGACCAGTGTTGCAAACAGAGATGAGAAACAGGGTGATGCAAATGCGAATGGAGAGAAGAATGAAGATGCAAAAGAAGGAGAACAAGGTCATGTGGctgccagtgaaaaagaaggCTATGCTGGCAAGGGCAAAGGCAGCCGTGGTGGAattgaagaggaagaagacgCCCGTGATGCTGGGAATAAGCGAGGGATCCTTTTAGTGGATCGCATACAGTGTCCCGTCGAGGACGTGGAGAAAGGTCGCTCAGTGGCAGCTGAGCTGATGGAGAGCTTCACGCGTGTCTTTATTGACAGCGTGAGCAATAGTTTCTACCCGGTGCCTCAAGAAGCCAtcggggtgggcagtgcctttgAGGGTTGGAGTCCCCGTGAGCAGGATGGGGTGTACCGCGTGCTGGTCCCACTGAATCCCCCACCGGGACACGccttccacctggagctgaacagtggagggcagatggcagcaaggaccttctgcgtccgtgtggagctggtgtgcacgtgcgagagggagcagctgggcgagaagctgttgtgcttcctgcaccactcgcaggaggagctgcggcagaagcagaagcccagcctCCTAGAGACACTCTGCACCGGCTCCTACCTGGACGTGGAGAAAACCTCCCACTGGTTCTACCAGCTGGTGAGATGCTCgtggctgcatttgcctcagtCGTACTCATGGCACTTggtgtttcagccctgcagccggTCCTGCCAATTCCGGCTGAGCAAAGGCAAGAAGAGCCTGGTGGTGGAGATGTTGTTTGGGGTGCGCCACGGGGACTCCGACATCTTTGCGGTcagccagcccacagaggcCCAGACAGGCGGCTCCAGCATCTTTGTGAGCAGCCATCCCGCCGAGGCCGACTCCATCGCAAGCACAGCGTGGCCT includes:
- the LOC138100907 gene encoding inositol 1,4,5-trisphosphate receptor-interacting protein-like 1 codes for the protein MKAGNSDDVNKGVYEVDGKEEKADVKVQGSSDASEQQSSDWIGQEDNSDGGKAIDHSGFAATEEKTTHLGNEETSVANRDEKQGDANANGEKNEDAKEGEQGHVAASEKEGYAGKGKGSRGGIEEEEDARDAGNKRGILLVDRIQCPVEDVEKGRSVAAELMESFTRVFIDSVSNSFYPVPQEAIGVGSAFEGWSPREQDGVYRVLVPLNPPPGHAFHLELNSGGQMAARTFCVRVELVCTCEREQLGEKLLCFLHHSQEELRQKQKPSLLETLCTGSYLDVEKTSHWFYQLVRCSWLHLPQSYSWHLVFQPCSRSCQFRLSKGKKSLVVEMLFGVRHGDSDIFAVSQPTEAQTGGSSIFVSSHPAEADSIASTAWPETYAVAEAKFFQHVARQVPCESLHLKCLQLFTCILRGTGFSSSTWKTVVMHVLTTVPLSQWRRREFARRLWDIMAYLRRCLQLKRLEHFVLGNQRLPAEISLPPAMRAVEPLNLFEHLAQDPAAHAEAMRAYGQLRFRLWMLLSGH
- the LOC138100911 gene encoding 17S U2 SnRNP complex component HTATSF1-like; its protein translation is MALLSLLFVLVQSLIQYPQPAGDGLDEATHRRMQEREELLDREMARLLQELEQGPPEQQDEGWGALLFGALQQWPFWALAGLLLLLGLWFSCRRSPEASETNSSGKDQSSCKILGEEKEKEKEEDSLDSKGDGETIDVTVEADDSGSGNEEGSPVAANEGDDDDANERDEDVKLKKDSDVKSDDGHDAKKDEGWSDGNMPGDNTAEGNEEEPGNVTGGRRRWK